The DNA window GCTGGCTGTCGCGCTGGCTGTCGCGCTGGCTGTCCCGCTGACTGTCGCGCTGGTTGTCACGCGGGTTGTCGCCGCGCTGACCTTCGCGCTGAGTGTCGCGCTGGCCCTCGCGCTGGCGGTTGCCACCGTCACGGCCGCCTTCGCGGTTGCCGTCCCGGTCGCGGCCGCCTTCGCGGTTGTCGCGGTTACTGTCCCGGTCGCGACTGCCCTCGCGGTTGCGGGGCTCGCGGCCCTGGTCGCCGCCGCGGCGCTCTTCGCGCTGCTCGACGACGGGGGCCTGGTCGGTCACCACAGCCGGGGCCGCGTCAGCCGCTTGCTGCGCTGCCGCGTTGGTGGCCGTGGCCTGTGGCGCGGTGATCTCGATCTGAGTTTGTTCTCCCGCGAACTGACCGTTGTCCGCGGTGCCGCTTGCCTCGGCGCGCTTACTGGCGCGAGGGGCACGCTTGGCCGTGGTACGAGACTTGGGGGCCTCGGTCACGGCGGCTGCCTGCGACGGTGCCGCCTGGCCCGACTGCGCGGCCTTGATCGCGTCGATCAACTGGCTCTTGCGCATCCGGCCTGTCCCGGTGATGCCCAGCCCCTGCGCCATTTGCTGCAGTTCGGGGAGCACCATCCCGGAAAGTCCACTGGTCCGGCGCTTTGGACCGGCAGGCTTGCCATTGTCCGTAGGCGCCGCAGCGGCTTGAGAGGAGGCGGCGGTTTCGGTGGTTTCGGTCACGTGAGGTCCTTCCCACGCGTGTTGTCGGCCGTGCGACGATGCGCCGACCCTGATCTCCATACCGGCTCGGGTACTGCCGGGTGGGTTCCTCCTGTCGGAGTGGTCATGCGATACGTACACGGGGTGTCTGCTATCTCGCCTCAATCCGGCCTGACCCTGTGCCCATGAACACAACGGTCACGGATAGGGACGCCACGGAATCTGGTGACGAGCGACGAAAGACGCTCCCCCGGAGCTATGGCGAGATGGGTGCCAGGCCACTTCAAGGCCTCGGCCCAAGAAAGAGCGTAACAGAACCTGATCCGCTCGGTCTCTACCCCCCACCAACGTGTCGCCTCACCTTTCTTATTCCCCGTTGCCAGTGCCACGTTGAACGACAGCTCCCTCGCCGTCGACGTCGAGACAACGCGCGACGAAGCCCGCGGGTGCCTCGGCGGCCAGCTTGGCGCTGTCCAACTCCTGACAGAACGCCAGCACGGTCGGCCCGGCGCCGGAGATCACCGCGGGTACGCGGCGGTCGCGCAGCTCCCTGACCAGGGCCAACGACTCCGGCATGGCCGGCGCGCGGTATGGCTGATGCAGCCGGTCCTCGGTCGCGGCGAGGAGCAAGTCCAGGTTGACCGGCTCGTGCGGCCGGCCCGCGAGCGCGGCGACGAGCAGCCCCGCGCGGCCCGCGTTCGCGGCGGCGTCGGCGTGGGGAACCGTCGCCGGGAGCAGCCCTCTCGCGGCCTGCGTGGAGACCGGAGCGTTCGGCACGAACACCACGGCGGAGACTTCGCCCGGGTCCAGCCGGTACGCCCGCGAGTGCGCGCCGCCGTCGATCCAGGCGACGGTCAAACCGCCGAGCAGGCAGGCCGCGACGTTGTCCGGGTGGCCTTCCAGGCTTGCCGCGAGCATGAGGCAGCCGTCGTCGTCGAGCCGGTCCTCGCCGTTCTCGACGAGCGCTCTTGCCGCGAGCACACCGGCGACGATCGCACCTGCCGACGAGCCGAGGCCGCGGCCGTGCGGGATGGTGTTCGTACAGTGCAGCCGCAGGCCGTCCGGACGTTCGCCGAACTGGTCGAACGTCGCGTTCATCGCCTGGACCACGAGGTTGTCGTCGCCGGTGGACACTTCGCCGGCGCCCTCCCCCGTGACCTCCACCTGGATGCCCGAATCAGCAACGGAGACTGACGCTTCGTCATAGAGGCCGAGCGCCAGGCCGAACGCGTCGAAGCCCGGACCGAGGTTCGCGCTGGTCGCGGGGACCCGTACTCGTACGCGTCTGTCCGACATCAGCTCAGCCGAGATCGAGGAGCCGCGCGGCCGCCTCGGCGTCGGGGGGCACGACGAGCTGCGGCACGTCGCCGGCGAAGTCGAGCGCGGTCTCGACATCCTTCAGCCCATGGCCGGTGACGGTGATCGCGATCCGTTGGCCCGGGTCCAGAACGCCGGCGGCATGCGACCTGAGCAGGCCGGCGACGCCGACGGCCGAGGCGGGCTCGACGAAGATGCCGTCGTGGGAGGCAAGGTGAGCTTGCGCCCGCAGGATTTCGCTGTCTGGAACGGCTTCGATGCGTCCGTTCGACTCCTCCAGTGCCGCGTCGGCGTCCTCCCAGCGAGCCGGATTGCCCACCCGGATGGCTGTGGCAACGGTCTCAGGTTGGGCGACGGGCGCGTGGTGGACGATCGGCGCGGCGCCCTCGGCCTGGTATCCCCACATCCGCGGCACCCTGGTCGCGGGCCCGTTCTCCTTGTACGCCTGGTAACCCGCCCAGTACGCGGTGATGTTGCCCGCGTTGCCGACCGGAAGGACGTGGAGGTCGGGTGCGTCGCCGAGCACGTCGACGATCTCGTACGCGGCCGTCATCTGGCCGGCGAGCCGGTAGCCGTCCTTGTTGGCGGAGTTGACGAGCACGACCGGGTAGCGGTCGGTGAGGCCGCGGGCGACGGCGAGGCAGGCGTCGAAGTTGCCCTGCACCTGGACGAGCTTGGCGCCGGTGACGATCGCCTGGACGAGCTTGCCGCGGGCGATGCGGCCCTCGGGGACGAGGACGACGGGCAGCATTCCGGCCCGTACGGCATAGACCGCGGCCGACGCGCTGGTGTTGCCGGTGGAGGCGCAGACGACGACCTTCACGCCCTGCTCGGCGGCCTTGGACACCGCGACGGTCATGCCGCGGTCCTTGAACGAGCCGGTCGGGTTGTCGCCCTCGACCTTGATCCAGACCTCGCAGCCGGTCTCCTCCGAGAGCCAGGCGGAGGGAACGAGCGGCGTACCGCCCTCGCCGAGCGTGACGACCGGCGTCGCGTCCGTGACAGGCAGTCGGTCCCGGTACTCCTGGATCACCCCACGCCACGGCGCTGCCATGTCGCTACTCCCCTTCGACTCGCATCAGACTCGAGACATCCCGAACGATGTCGAGCTCCCTCAAATCATCTACGGTCGCCGAGAGCGCCGCGTCGGCGGCCTCGTGGGTGACGATGACGAGCTGCGCGTCCTCGCCCCGGCCCTCCTGGCGGACGGTCTGGATCGAGACGTCGTGCTGGGCGAAGACGTCCGCGACGGCGGCGAGCACGCCCGCCTTGTCGTCGACGTCGAGCGAGACGTGGTAGCGCGTCCGGGTGTCGCCCATCGGGTGCACCTCGAGCTGGGCGTACGTGGACTCGCCTATGCCGCGGATGCCCTGGACCCGGTTGCGGGCGACCGTGACGAGGTCGCCGAGGACCGCGCTCGCGGTCGGCGCGCCGCCGGCGCCCTGGCCGTAGAACATCAGCTGGCCGGCCGCGGCGCTCTCCACGAACACCGCGTTGTACGCCTCGCGCACGCTCGCGAGCGGGTGGCTGCGCGGGATCATCGCCGGGTGGACGCGTACGCCGACGCGGTTGTCCTCGCTCAGCTCG is part of the Tenggerimyces flavus genome and encodes:
- the thrB gene encoding homoserine kinase; translated protein: MSDRRVRVRVPATSANLGPGFDAFGLALGLYDEASVSVADSGIQVEVTGEGAGEVSTGDDNLVVQAMNATFDQFGERPDGLRLHCTNTIPHGRGLGSSAGAIVAGVLAARALVENGEDRLDDDGCLMLAASLEGHPDNVAACLLGGLTVAWIDGGAHSRAYRLDPGEVSAVVFVPNAPVSTQAARGLLPATVPHADAAANAGRAGLLVAALAGRPHEPVNLDLLLAATEDRLHQPYRAPAMPESLALVRELRDRRVPAVISGAGPTVLAFCQELDSAKLAAEAPAGFVARCLDVDGEGAVVQRGTGNGE
- the thrC gene encoding threonine synthase, translated to MAAPWRGVIQEYRDRLPVTDATPVVTLGEGGTPLVPSAWLSEETGCEVWIKVEGDNPTGSFKDRGMTVAVSKAAEQGVKVVVCASTGNTSASAAVYAVRAGMLPVVLVPEGRIARGKLVQAIVTGAKLVQVQGNFDACLAVARGLTDRYPVVLVNSANKDGYRLAGQMTAAYEIVDVLGDAPDLHVLPVGNAGNITAYWAGYQAYKENGPATRVPRMWGYQAEGAAPIVHHAPVAQPETVATAIRVGNPARWEDADAALEESNGRIEAVPDSEILRAQAHLASHDGIFVEPASAVGVAGLLRSHAAGVLDPGQRIAITVTGHGLKDVETALDFAGDVPQLVVPPDAEAAARLLDLG